One Ostrea edulis chromosome 2, xbOstEdul1.1, whole genome shotgun sequence genomic region harbors:
- the LOC125681169 gene encoding armadillo repeat-containing protein 3-like isoform X3 gives MGKKVKEDKKPPPDDVFDAISVESRQAGTVVLMLSSPEEDVQSKACEAIYKFVDKCDENKKQLLDLGAGEALLKLMQSEDRIVRRNACMALGVMTANPDVRKFLRKREESVPAFIQLLAPEEDTVVHEFAALGISNMATEFSSKASIFESGGVDALVKCLSSSDPDVQKNSVEALAQMLLDYQSRAAIRDADGLNPLLEMLKSEFSIIQKLSLLALDRASQDSENRSTLRDLEAMTVLVDFVAHPEWNDLHVMAVMVLSNLLEDLESLELVKETGGLKRLVALITDQVPPEEEPKAGTGKGEKKAGSRAAKKSAKGSKSGKKEESEKDEPPPGEAIIPTLPDVKMCAAKAIARSARSAENRKILHEQEAEKMLIHLLNHESTDVQTAAAQALGIMSENLLSKDSIREWEGLQPLIKLCNSDNGDVKESVTLALANLTTGNSSNCKEVSNLNGTETLIHLLADPRDEAVANTCCVLTNMATEEVLRSEAQGKGIVTALLEPLKSKNTRVQAKSSLAVAAYVCDVDSRSEFRNAGGIENMVQLLHSGNDEVRRNAAWALAVCAVDEPTAIEICKLGGMDLLQEIQVSGTRKNPFAEVALERLLDANLSAKYALTGQLSSTNVIEDGFYDAGQIRPNTKFMSIEDYCKQQLNDKRPVLFINAKADPVTTQSSSTQEMEAKESSKTNVSGKSSRTGREGKGGRRRTSMIPDDNDRKSKQKEKEEKQREEELQAQLQKEAEALATSENQPFNPPTDSNLLKYLEEVTERILPLATAAEQVRALAQFVADKMGGPIEKGQLPNFSWELPLSQVKFELKSNVIPIGKIKAGIHIHRALLFKALADRIALPCTLTRGEYNRAWNEVMLPETPEQPGGQKFPPRSFIVDLIHQPGGIMRSDSPEAVTYKKL, from the exons ATGGGCAAGAAAGTAAAAGAAGACAAGAAGCCCCCACCAGATGATGTG TTTGATGCCATCTCAGTGGAGAGCAGACAGGCAGGAACTGTGGTGCTGATGCTAAGCAGTCCAGAGGAAGATGTACAGTCAAAAGCCTGTGAAGCCATCTACAAATTTGTTGACAAAT GTGATGAGAATAAAAAACAGTTGCTGGACCTTGGTGCAGGAGAAGCCTTGCTAAAGTTAATGCAGAGTGAGGATCGTATTGTACGGAGGAATGCTTGCATGGCTTTAGGAGTCATGACTGCCAACC CTGATGTCAGAAAGTTTCTAAGGAAAAGAGAAGAGTCAGTCCCTGCATTTATTCAGTTACTTGCACCAGAGG AGGATACAGTTGTACATGAGTTTGCTGCCCTTGGTATATCCAACATGGCTACAGAGTTTAGCAGTAAGGCTTCGATATTTGAGAGTGGAGGAGTTGATGCTCTGGTGAAGTGTCTGAGTTCCAGTGACCCAGATGTCCAGAAAAACAGTGTGGAGGCACTTGCACAGATGCTCCTA GACTACCAATCACGAGCTGCCATTCGTGATGCTGATGGACTCAACCCATTGTTAGAAATGCTGAAGTCAGAATTTTCTATAATACAGAAATTATCTCTCTTAGCTCTGGACAGAGCCTCTCAAGATT CGGAGAATAGATCCACCCTCCGCGATTTGGAAGCCATGACTGTACTGGTGGACTTTGTGGCTCATCCGGAATGGAATGATCTACATGTTATGGCAGTTATGGTTCTTTCCAACCTCTTGGAAGACTTGGAGAGTCTGGAG TTGGTGAAGGAAACTGGAGGTTTGAAGCGTCTTGTGGCCCTGATCACTGACCAAGTTCCTCCTGAGGAAGAGCCAAAAGCTGGAACTGGTAAAGGAGAGAAAAAGGCTGGGTCACGTGCAGCCAAGAAGAGTGCAAAGGGAAGTAAGTCAG gtaaaaagGAGGAGTCAGAGAAAGATGAACCACCTCCAGGAGAGGCCATCATCCCCACCCTTCCTGATGTCAAAATGTGTGCTGCAAAGGCCATCGCCAGATCAGCCAGGAGTG ctGAAAACAGAAAAATTCTGCATGAGCAGGAGGCAGAGAAGATGTTGATTCACCTGCTGAATCATGAATCCACTGATGTTCAGACAGCAGCTGCCCAGGCTCTGGGAATCATGTCAGAGAACCTGCTCAGCAAGGACTCCATTAGAGAGTGGG AAGGCCTGCAGCCCCTGATAAAGCTGTGCAACTCCGATAATGGAGATGTTAAGGAATCTGTCACATTGGCCCTGGCTAACCTCACCACAGGAAACTCCTCTAACTGCAA GGAGGTGAGTAACCTGAATGGAACAGAAACTTTGATTCATCTTTTGGCTGATCCCCGGGATGAGGCAGTAGCCAACACCTGCTGTGTACTGACAAACATGGCTACAGAGGAAGTGCTCAGATCTGAGGCGCAGGGTAAAGGCATTGTCACGGCCCTGTTGGAACCCCTCAAATCAAA AAACACGAGAGTGCAAGCCAAATCTTCCCTGGCTGTCGCTGCTTATGTGTGTGACGTAGATTCCAGATCTGAG TTCCGAAATGCTGGAGGTATAGAGAATATGGTACAGCTGTTGCATTCTGGGAATGATGAGGTCAGACGTAATGCAGCCTGGGCTTTAGCTGTTTGTGCTGTAGATGAACCCACGGCCATTGAAATCTGTAAACTTGG GGGAATGGACCTTCTACAAGAAATCCAAGTATCAGGAACCAGAAAGAACCCATTTGCAGAAGTTGCTCTGGAAAGATTACTAGATGCCAACTTGTCTGCTAAATATGCTCTGACTGGACAACTAA GTTCCACGAATGTGATAGAGGATGGTTTTTATGATGCTGGACAGATTCGACCCAACACCAAATTCATGTCAATAGAAGATTACTGTAAACAACAGCTGAACGACAAGCGACCAGTTTTGTTCATCAACGCAAAGGCTGA TCCTGTGACCACACAGTCTTCTTCTACCCAGGAGATGGAGGCCAAGGAAAGTTCCAAAACCAATGTGTCAGGGAAATCCTCAAGGACAGGACGGGAGGGAAAAGG GGGTCGCAGGAGAACCTCCATGATTCCAGACGATAACGATAG GAAATCTAAACAGAAAGAAAAAGAGGAGAAACAGCGAGAAGAGGAGCTTCAGGCCCAGCTCCAAAAAGAGGCTGAGGCGCTGGCGACCTCAGAGAACCAGCCATTTAACCCACCCACTGACTCAAACCTGTTGAAGTATTTGGAGGAGGTGACTGAGAGGATCTTACCGTTGGCTACAGCAGCTGAACAAGTCAGGGCTCTGGCTCA ATTTGTGGCTGATAAGATGGGAGGACCAATTGAGAAAGGGCAGCTGCCAAACTTTAGCTGGGAACTTCCTCTGAGTCAAgttaaatttgaattaaaatcgAATGTTATTCCTATTGGAAAAATCAAAGCTGGAATCCATATCCACAGGGCACTGTTATTCAAG GCTCTGGCAGACAGAATTGCCCTGCCCTGTACCCTGACTAGAGGAGAATACAACAGAGCATGGAATGAAGTCATGTTACCCGAGACACCAGAACAG ccTGGAGGACAGAAATTCCCACCCCGTAGCTTTATTGTGGATTTGATCCATCAGCCTGGCGGAATAATGAGATCCGATTCACCAGAAGCTGTTACTTACAAAAAGTTGTGA
- the LOC125681169 gene encoding armadillo repeat-containing protein 3-like isoform X7, with amino-acid sequence MGKKVKEDKKPPPDDVFDAISVESRQAGTVVLMLSSPEEDVQSKACEAIYKFVDKCDENKKQLLDLGAGEALLKLMQSEDRIVRRNACMALGVMTANPDVRKFLRKREESVPAFIQLLAPEEDTVVHEFAALGISNMATEFSSKASIFESGGVDALVKCLSSSDPDVQKNSVEALAQMLLDYQSRAAIRDADGLNPLLEMLKSEFSIIQKLSLLALDRASQDSENRSTLRDLEAMTVLVDFVAHPEWNDLHVMAVMVLSNLLEDLESLELVKETGGLKRLVALITDQVPPEEEPKAGTGKGEKKAGSRAAKKSAKGSKKEESEKDEPPPGEAIIPTLPDVKMCAAKAIARSARSAENRKILHEQEAEKMLIHLLNHESTDVQTAAAQALGIMSENLLSKDSIREWEGLQPLIKLCNSDNGDVKESVTLALANLTTGNSSNCKEVSNLNGTETLIHLLADPRDEAVANTCCVLTNMATEEVLRSEAQGKGIVTALLEPLKSKNTRVQAKSSLAVAAYVCDVDSRSEFRNAGGIENMVQLLHSGNDEVRRNAAWALAVCAVDEPTAIEICKLGGMDLLQEIQVSGTRKNPFAEVALERLLDANLSAKYALTGQLSSTNVIEDGFYDAGQIRPNTKFMSIEDYCKQQLNDKRPVLFINAKADPVTTQSSSTQEMEAKESSKTNVSGKSSRTGREGKGKSKQKEKEEKQREEELQAQLQKEAEALATSENQPFNPPTDSNLLKYLEEVTERILPLATAAEQVRALAQFVADKMGGPIEKGQLPNFSWELPLSQVKFELKSNVIPIGKIKAGIHIHRALLFKALADRIALPCTLTRGEYNRAWNEVMLPETPEQPGGQKFPPRSFIVDLIHQPGGIMRSDSPEAVTYKKL; translated from the exons ATGGGCAAGAAAGTAAAAGAAGACAAGAAGCCCCCACCAGATGATGTG TTTGATGCCATCTCAGTGGAGAGCAGACAGGCAGGAACTGTGGTGCTGATGCTAAGCAGTCCAGAGGAAGATGTACAGTCAAAAGCCTGTGAAGCCATCTACAAATTTGTTGACAAAT GTGATGAGAATAAAAAACAGTTGCTGGACCTTGGTGCAGGAGAAGCCTTGCTAAAGTTAATGCAGAGTGAGGATCGTATTGTACGGAGGAATGCTTGCATGGCTTTAGGAGTCATGACTGCCAACC CTGATGTCAGAAAGTTTCTAAGGAAAAGAGAAGAGTCAGTCCCTGCATTTATTCAGTTACTTGCACCAGAGG AGGATACAGTTGTACATGAGTTTGCTGCCCTTGGTATATCCAACATGGCTACAGAGTTTAGCAGTAAGGCTTCGATATTTGAGAGTGGAGGAGTTGATGCTCTGGTGAAGTGTCTGAGTTCCAGTGACCCAGATGTCCAGAAAAACAGTGTGGAGGCACTTGCACAGATGCTCCTA GACTACCAATCACGAGCTGCCATTCGTGATGCTGATGGACTCAACCCATTGTTAGAAATGCTGAAGTCAGAATTTTCTATAATACAGAAATTATCTCTCTTAGCTCTGGACAGAGCCTCTCAAGATT CGGAGAATAGATCCACCCTCCGCGATTTGGAAGCCATGACTGTACTGGTGGACTTTGTGGCTCATCCGGAATGGAATGATCTACATGTTATGGCAGTTATGGTTCTTTCCAACCTCTTGGAAGACTTGGAGAGTCTGGAG TTGGTGAAGGAAACTGGAGGTTTGAAGCGTCTTGTGGCCCTGATCACTGACCAAGTTCCTCCTGAGGAAGAGCCAAAAGCTGGAACTGGTAAAGGAGAGAAAAAGGCTGGGTCACGTGCAGCCAAGAAGAGTGCAAAGGGAA gtaaaaagGAGGAGTCAGAGAAAGATGAACCACCTCCAGGAGAGGCCATCATCCCCACCCTTCCTGATGTCAAAATGTGTGCTGCAAAGGCCATCGCCAGATCAGCCAGGAGTG ctGAAAACAGAAAAATTCTGCATGAGCAGGAGGCAGAGAAGATGTTGATTCACCTGCTGAATCATGAATCCACTGATGTTCAGACAGCAGCTGCCCAGGCTCTGGGAATCATGTCAGAGAACCTGCTCAGCAAGGACTCCATTAGAGAGTGGG AAGGCCTGCAGCCCCTGATAAAGCTGTGCAACTCCGATAATGGAGATGTTAAGGAATCTGTCACATTGGCCCTGGCTAACCTCACCACAGGAAACTCCTCTAACTGCAA GGAGGTGAGTAACCTGAATGGAACAGAAACTTTGATTCATCTTTTGGCTGATCCCCGGGATGAGGCAGTAGCCAACACCTGCTGTGTACTGACAAACATGGCTACAGAGGAAGTGCTCAGATCTGAGGCGCAGGGTAAAGGCATTGTCACGGCCCTGTTGGAACCCCTCAAATCAAA AAACACGAGAGTGCAAGCCAAATCTTCCCTGGCTGTCGCTGCTTATGTGTGTGACGTAGATTCCAGATCTGAG TTCCGAAATGCTGGAGGTATAGAGAATATGGTACAGCTGTTGCATTCTGGGAATGATGAGGTCAGACGTAATGCAGCCTGGGCTTTAGCTGTTTGTGCTGTAGATGAACCCACGGCCATTGAAATCTGTAAACTTGG GGGAATGGACCTTCTACAAGAAATCCAAGTATCAGGAACCAGAAAGAACCCATTTGCAGAAGTTGCTCTGGAAAGATTACTAGATGCCAACTTGTCTGCTAAATATGCTCTGACTGGACAACTAA GTTCCACGAATGTGATAGAGGATGGTTTTTATGATGCTGGACAGATTCGACCCAACACCAAATTCATGTCAATAGAAGATTACTGTAAACAACAGCTGAACGACAAGCGACCAGTTTTGTTCATCAACGCAAAGGCTGA TCCTGTGACCACACAGTCTTCTTCTACCCAGGAGATGGAGGCCAAGGAAAGTTCCAAAACCAATGTGTCAGGGAAATCCTCAAGGACAGGACGGGAGGGAAAAGG GAAATCTAAACAGAAAGAAAAAGAGGAGAAACAGCGAGAAGAGGAGCTTCAGGCCCAGCTCCAAAAAGAGGCTGAGGCGCTGGCGACCTCAGAGAACCAGCCATTTAACCCACCCACTGACTCAAACCTGTTGAAGTATTTGGAGGAGGTGACTGAGAGGATCTTACCGTTGGCTACAGCAGCTGAACAAGTCAGGGCTCTGGCTCA ATTTGTGGCTGATAAGATGGGAGGACCAATTGAGAAAGGGCAGCTGCCAAACTTTAGCTGGGAACTTCCTCTGAGTCAAgttaaatttgaattaaaatcgAATGTTATTCCTATTGGAAAAATCAAAGCTGGAATCCATATCCACAGGGCACTGTTATTCAAG GCTCTGGCAGACAGAATTGCCCTGCCCTGTACCCTGACTAGAGGAGAATACAACAGAGCATGGAATGAAGTCATGTTACCCGAGACACCAGAACAG ccTGGAGGACAGAAATTCCCACCCCGTAGCTTTATTGTGGATTTGATCCATCAGCCTGGCGGAATAATGAGATCCGATTCACCAGAAGCTGTTACTTACAAAAAGTTGTGA
- the LOC125681169 gene encoding armadillo repeat-containing protein 3-like isoform X6 gives MGKKVKEDKKPPPDDVFDAISVESRQAGTVVLMLSSPEEDVQSKACEAIYKFVDKCDENKKQLLDLGAGEALLKLMQSEDRIVRRNACMALGVMTANPDVRKFLRKREESVPAFIQLLAPEEDTVVHEFAALGISNMATEFSSKASIFESGGVDALVKCLSSSDPDVQKNSVEALAQMLLDYQSRAAIRDADGLNPLLEMLKSEFSIIQKLSLLALDRASQDSENRSTLRDLEAMTVLVDFVAHPEWNDLHVMAVMVLSNLLEDLESLELVKETGGLKRLVALITDQVPPEEEPKAGTGKGEKKAGSRAAKKSAKGSKSGKKEESEKDEPPPGEAIIPTLPDVKMCAAKAIARSARSAENRKILHEQEAEKMLIHLLNHESTDVQTAAAQALGIMSENLLSKDSIREWEGLQPLIKLCNSDNGDVKESVTLALANLTTGNSSNCKEVSNLNGTETLIHLLADPRDEAVANTCCVLTNMATEEVLRSEAQGKGIVTALLEPLKSKNTRVQAKSSLAVAAYVCDVDSRSEFRNAGGIENMVQLLHSGNDEVRRNAAWALAVCAVDEPTAIEICKLGGMDLLQEIQVSGTRKNPFAEVALERLLDANLSAKYALTGQLSSTNVIEDGFYDAGQIRPNTKFMSIEDYCKQQLNDKRPVLFINAKADPVTTQSSSTQEMEAKESSKTNVSGKSSRTGREGKGKSKQKEKEEKQREEELQAQLQKEAEALATSENQPFNPPTDSNLLKYLEEVTERILPLATAAEQVRALAQFVADKMGGPIEKGQLPNFSWELPLSQVKFELKSNVIPIGKIKAGIHIHRALLFKALADRIALPCTLTRGEYNRAWNEVMLPETPEQPGGQKFPPRSFIVDLIHQPGGIMRSDSPEAVTYKKL, from the exons ATGGGCAAGAAAGTAAAAGAAGACAAGAAGCCCCCACCAGATGATGTG TTTGATGCCATCTCAGTGGAGAGCAGACAGGCAGGAACTGTGGTGCTGATGCTAAGCAGTCCAGAGGAAGATGTACAGTCAAAAGCCTGTGAAGCCATCTACAAATTTGTTGACAAAT GTGATGAGAATAAAAAACAGTTGCTGGACCTTGGTGCAGGAGAAGCCTTGCTAAAGTTAATGCAGAGTGAGGATCGTATTGTACGGAGGAATGCTTGCATGGCTTTAGGAGTCATGACTGCCAACC CTGATGTCAGAAAGTTTCTAAGGAAAAGAGAAGAGTCAGTCCCTGCATTTATTCAGTTACTTGCACCAGAGG AGGATACAGTTGTACATGAGTTTGCTGCCCTTGGTATATCCAACATGGCTACAGAGTTTAGCAGTAAGGCTTCGATATTTGAGAGTGGAGGAGTTGATGCTCTGGTGAAGTGTCTGAGTTCCAGTGACCCAGATGTCCAGAAAAACAGTGTGGAGGCACTTGCACAGATGCTCCTA GACTACCAATCACGAGCTGCCATTCGTGATGCTGATGGACTCAACCCATTGTTAGAAATGCTGAAGTCAGAATTTTCTATAATACAGAAATTATCTCTCTTAGCTCTGGACAGAGCCTCTCAAGATT CGGAGAATAGATCCACCCTCCGCGATTTGGAAGCCATGACTGTACTGGTGGACTTTGTGGCTCATCCGGAATGGAATGATCTACATGTTATGGCAGTTATGGTTCTTTCCAACCTCTTGGAAGACTTGGAGAGTCTGGAG TTGGTGAAGGAAACTGGAGGTTTGAAGCGTCTTGTGGCCCTGATCACTGACCAAGTTCCTCCTGAGGAAGAGCCAAAAGCTGGAACTGGTAAAGGAGAGAAAAAGGCTGGGTCACGTGCAGCCAAGAAGAGTGCAAAGGGAAGTAAGTCAG gtaaaaagGAGGAGTCAGAGAAAGATGAACCACCTCCAGGAGAGGCCATCATCCCCACCCTTCCTGATGTCAAAATGTGTGCTGCAAAGGCCATCGCCAGATCAGCCAGGAGTG ctGAAAACAGAAAAATTCTGCATGAGCAGGAGGCAGAGAAGATGTTGATTCACCTGCTGAATCATGAATCCACTGATGTTCAGACAGCAGCTGCCCAGGCTCTGGGAATCATGTCAGAGAACCTGCTCAGCAAGGACTCCATTAGAGAGTGGG AAGGCCTGCAGCCCCTGATAAAGCTGTGCAACTCCGATAATGGAGATGTTAAGGAATCTGTCACATTGGCCCTGGCTAACCTCACCACAGGAAACTCCTCTAACTGCAA GGAGGTGAGTAACCTGAATGGAACAGAAACTTTGATTCATCTTTTGGCTGATCCCCGGGATGAGGCAGTAGCCAACACCTGCTGTGTACTGACAAACATGGCTACAGAGGAAGTGCTCAGATCTGAGGCGCAGGGTAAAGGCATTGTCACGGCCCTGTTGGAACCCCTCAAATCAAA AAACACGAGAGTGCAAGCCAAATCTTCCCTGGCTGTCGCTGCTTATGTGTGTGACGTAGATTCCAGATCTGAG TTCCGAAATGCTGGAGGTATAGAGAATATGGTACAGCTGTTGCATTCTGGGAATGATGAGGTCAGACGTAATGCAGCCTGGGCTTTAGCTGTTTGTGCTGTAGATGAACCCACGGCCATTGAAATCTGTAAACTTGG GGGAATGGACCTTCTACAAGAAATCCAAGTATCAGGAACCAGAAAGAACCCATTTGCAGAAGTTGCTCTGGAAAGATTACTAGATGCCAACTTGTCTGCTAAATATGCTCTGACTGGACAACTAA GTTCCACGAATGTGATAGAGGATGGTTTTTATGATGCTGGACAGATTCGACCCAACACCAAATTCATGTCAATAGAAGATTACTGTAAACAACAGCTGAACGACAAGCGACCAGTTTTGTTCATCAACGCAAAGGCTGA TCCTGTGACCACACAGTCTTCTTCTACCCAGGAGATGGAGGCCAAGGAAAGTTCCAAAACCAATGTGTCAGGGAAATCCTCAAGGACAGGACGGGAGGGAAAAGG GAAATCTAAACAGAAAGAAAAAGAGGAGAAACAGCGAGAAGAGGAGCTTCAGGCCCAGCTCCAAAAAGAGGCTGAGGCGCTGGCGACCTCAGAGAACCAGCCATTTAACCCACCCACTGACTCAAACCTGTTGAAGTATTTGGAGGAGGTGACTGAGAGGATCTTACCGTTGGCTACAGCAGCTGAACAAGTCAGGGCTCTGGCTCA ATTTGTGGCTGATAAGATGGGAGGACCAATTGAGAAAGGGCAGCTGCCAAACTTTAGCTGGGAACTTCCTCTGAGTCAAgttaaatttgaattaaaatcgAATGTTATTCCTATTGGAAAAATCAAAGCTGGAATCCATATCCACAGGGCACTGTTATTCAAG GCTCTGGCAGACAGAATTGCCCTGCCCTGTACCCTGACTAGAGGAGAATACAACAGAGCATGGAATGAAGTCATGTTACCCGAGACACCAGAACAG ccTGGAGGACAGAAATTCCCACCCCGTAGCTTTATTGTGGATTTGATCCATCAGCCTGGCGGAATAATGAGATCCGATTCACCAGAAGCTGTTACTTACAAAAAGTTGTGA